From Microcystis aeruginosa NIES-2549, a single genomic window includes:
- a CDS encoding glycosyltransferase family 4 protein, which produces MSGDLYYLIAFLIAHTVVLWSTPLVRTVGLKSGYVDKPNERKVHEKPMVRLGGVSIFIGALTALLIVWWLGGFAGLNSDREWEVWGVTLGGLGFFLIGLADDLFNLSPLNRLVMQFSVAFLAWQAGVRIDFLSIPFGDLLQIHWLSLPITLLWLVGMANAINWIDGLDGLAAGVSGISAVVILIVTLVMGQPAAAIIAAALAGGALGFLRYNFNPAQIFMGDGGAYFMGFTLAGVAVIGLAKTTAVTTVAVTAVLLPYLILAVPLLDMSTVIISRLKRGKSPFVADKRHLHHRLLKAGISHRLTVLFIYSLTLWVGSLALGFSNVPSGWGFAFGATLLLGYVGWQVWRNRGSEP; this is translated from the coding sequence ATGTCCGGAGATTTATACTATCTAATTGCCTTTCTGATCGCCCATACCGTGGTACTTTGGAGTACCCCCCTCGTCAGAACCGTCGGACTGAAAAGCGGTTACGTCGATAAACCCAACGAAAGGAAGGTCCATGAAAAGCCTATGGTTCGACTGGGGGGAGTTTCGATCTTTATCGGCGCTTTAACTGCCCTCCTGATTGTTTGGTGGTTGGGAGGGTTTGCTGGTTTAAACAGCGATCGAGAATGGGAAGTGTGGGGCGTAACCCTAGGCGGTTTGGGCTTTTTTCTCATCGGTCTAGCGGATGATCTTTTTAATCTTTCGCCCCTCAATCGTCTGGTAATGCAGTTTAGCGTCGCTTTTCTAGCTTGGCAAGCCGGCGTTAGGATCGATTTCCTCTCTATTCCCTTCGGCGATTTATTACAAATTCATTGGCTAAGTTTACCGATTACTCTCCTCTGGTTAGTGGGGATGGCTAATGCGATTAACTGGATTGACGGTTTAGATGGATTAGCGGCGGGGGTTTCGGGTATATCTGCCGTGGTGATTTTGATTGTAACTTTGGTGATGGGACAACCGGCCGCCGCTATTATCGCCGCTGCTTTAGCGGGTGGGGCCTTGGGTTTTCTGCGTTACAATTTTAACCCCGCCCAAATTTTTATGGGGGATGGTGGGGCCTATTTTATGGGTTTTACCCTGGCGGGTGTGGCGGTGATTGGATTGGCTAAAACTACTGCTGTGACTACTGTTGCCGTTACCGCCGTCCTATTACCCTATCTCATCCTCGCGGTTCCTCTCCTCGATATGTCCACGGTGATTATTTCCCGTCTCAAACGCGGAAAATCCCCTTTTGTGGCTGATAAACGTCATTTACACCACCGTTTACTGAAAGCGGGTATCTCTCACCGTCTGACAGTATTATTTATCTACTCCCTAACTCTCTGGGTGGGCAGTTTAGCCCTCGGTTTCTCCAATGTTCCCAGTGGTTGGGGTTTTGCCTTTGGTGCGACTCTCCTCCTCGGTTACGTCGGTTGGCAAGTCTGGCGCAATCGTGGCAGTGAACCGTAA
- the glyA gene encoding serine hydroxymethyltransferase: MTDTNLDILSLTDPAIAGILQKELQRQRDHLELIASENFTSAAVMAAQGSVLTNKYAEGLPKKRYYGGCEYIDEAEQLAIDRVKRLFGANHANVQPHSGAQANFAVFLTLLQPGDTIMGMDLSHGGHLTHGSPVNVSGKWFRVVQYGVSPESERLDYDLILDIARKEKPKLIICGYSAYSRRIDFEKFRAIADEVGAYLMADIAHIAGLVATGHHPNPLPYCDVVTTTTHKTLRGPRGGLIMTKDEELGKKFDKSVFPGTQGGPLEHVVAAKAVAFGEALKPEFKIYSGQVIANAQALAGQLKARGIKIVTDGTDNHLMLLDLRSVGMTGKEADRLVSTINITANKNTVPFDPESPFVTSGLRLGSPAMTTRGLGETEFIEIGNIIADILLNPGDEALRTACRQRVAKLCESFPLYPHLHISVPALA, from the coding sequence GTGACTGATACGAACTTAGATATACTATCCCTGACCGATCCAGCGATCGCAGGGATTTTGCAAAAAGAACTGCAACGTCAAAGAGATCACCTAGAATTAATCGCTAGTGAAAACTTCACCTCGGCTGCCGTCATGGCCGCCCAAGGTTCGGTTTTAACCAACAAATACGCGGAAGGACTGCCAAAAAAACGCTACTATGGCGGTTGCGAATACATTGATGAAGCGGAACAATTAGCGATCGATCGGGTTAAACGACTATTTGGGGCAAACCACGCTAACGTACAACCCCACTCCGGGGCCCAAGCTAATTTCGCCGTTTTCCTGACCCTCTTGCAGCCAGGCGATACGATTATGGGCATGGATCTCTCCCACGGTGGTCATCTTACCCACGGTTCCCCCGTTAACGTTTCCGGGAAATGGTTCCGAGTGGTACAGTACGGAGTAAGTCCCGAAAGCGAACGCCTTGACTACGATCTCATCCTTGACATCGCCCGCAAAGAAAAACCAAAACTAATTATCTGCGGTTATTCTGCCTACTCGCGCCGGATTGATTTCGAGAAATTCCGCGCCATCGCTGACGAAGTGGGGGCCTACCTGATGGCAGATATCGCCCATATTGCCGGTTTAGTGGCCACTGGTCATCATCCTAACCCCCTACCCTACTGTGATGTGGTAACTACCACCACTCACAAAACTCTGCGCGGTCCTAGGGGGGGGTTAATTATGACCAAAGACGAGGAATTAGGCAAAAAATTCGATAAATCCGTCTTCCCCGGTACCCAAGGCGGACCCCTAGAACACGTGGTCGCGGCAAAAGCAGTGGCTTTTGGGGAGGCCCTGAAACCAGAGTTTAAAATCTATTCGGGCCAAGTAATCGCTAATGCCCAAGCTTTAGCCGGTCAGTTGAAGGCTAGAGGGATTAAAATTGTCACTGATGGTACGGATAATCACTTGATGTTACTCGATTTAAGATCCGTGGGCATGACTGGGAAAGAAGCCGATCGCTTGGTCAGTACCATCAATATTACCGCTAATAAAAATACTGTTCCCTTCGATCCCGAGTCTCCCTTTGTCACCAGTGGTCTGCGCTTGGGTTCCCCGGCTATGACCACCAGAGGACTAGGAGAAACGGAATTTATCGAGATTGGCAACATTATCGCCGATATTCTCCTTAATCCAGGGGATGAAGCCCTGAGAACTGCTTGCCGTCAACGGGTAGCAAAACTCTGTGAAAGCTTCCCCCTCTATCCCCATCTCCATATTTCCGTCCCCGCCTTGGCCTAA